A genomic stretch from Myxococcota bacterium includes:
- a CDS encoding PaaI family thioesterase, whose translation MSDDVKATLESFLEQVPFAQSCGMRIVEADASAGTLVVEMPIADHLERQRGSGQFHGGAVASLIDTAGTFAMIMVTGSIVSTVDMRTDFLRPAVGSLRAEARVRKAGKRIGVVDIDVTGAEDRAVAVGRGTFASVG comes from the coding sequence CGCTGGAGTCCTTCCTCGAACAGGTTCCCTTCGCCCAGTCGTGCGGGATGCGGATCGTCGAGGCGGACGCGAGCGCCGGCACGCTCGTCGTCGAGATGCCGATCGCCGACCACCTCGAGCGGCAACGCGGCTCGGGCCAGTTCCACGGGGGCGCGGTCGCGAGCCTCATCGATACCGCGGGCACGTTCGCGATGATCATGGTGACCGGGTCGATCGTCTCGACCGTCGACATGCGCACCGACTTTCTGCGGCCGGCCGTGGGTTCGTTGCGGGCCGAAGCGCGGGTGCGCAAGGCCGGGAAGCGGATCGGCGTCGTGGACATCGATGTGACCGGGGCCGAAGATCGGGCGGTTGCCGTGGGCCGAGGGACGTTCGCCTCCGTGGGCTAG